The genomic stretch CTTTTCTTTTCTAACTCATGTTTTTTCGCATCAAAGAGACCAACCTTGCAGGTTTCTTTGATGCCACTTTTACCCCTTATCAAAATCAGTTGACCGTATTATGAAGCATACTATACTATTATATAAAACCCACAATGGTCTTTCTGGCAGTGGGCAATAATCTATCAATAAATCCAACGTCATGATCACTTTAAGCATACTCTTTACTTTAATAGGTTTTGAGTTTTTCTATCAAACTTCCAAAAAGGCGGAATTGTACCGTTCTGAAAATATTGCCAAATGGTTTGGAGCGAATGAGACACTTGCAAAAGCCTGCGGAACATTTCTTTTAACAATTGCTATGGCTCTATCCGTCCTTCACTTAGGAATAGGTTCTGGAGTCTTCGCATTCGTATGCATGCTTATGTTTACGGGAAGTTTGGTGGTGCTGATAGCGCCTCTTGGAAAAATGAAAATCACCTGGGTTATGGGAGGGATGATCACACTTTTTATACTTGAAATTCTCTGATTATGCCTGCAAATAAAAAATACCTGACGCCTACACTCATCCACAGATTTTCCAGAATCACTGCCGGATTTGTCGGAGGATATCTAGTCACTGTTTCTTTCTTTCTGGCTCTCTCATTTTACTTCGATAAAGTATCGATGCTCTTCACGCTGGTTTTTGCTGGTTTTCTGCTTTGGGTGAGTCTTATGATCATTGCATTCATCGCCAAAAGCGGATGGAAAATCTGGACAATATATCTGCTGCTTACGCTCTGCTTTTCTGTCATAGTGTACATCAATCAACCTTCGCTATAATACAAAACTATGAGCAACAGGATTTATAATATTCTCTTTCATACCCATACCATATCCGGGATCATCATCAGCGTGGCCTTATATGTCATTTTCTTTGCGGGGTCTTTTTCTTTTTTCCGGGACGAAATCGTCAGCTGGGAGCGAAATGAACCCTTGGCAGAAGGATGGAAGCTTGGGGAGATGGATTTTGACCGGGTCATGGATACACTAGGCAAGGAAAAGCCACTTCTAGGAAGTACTATTTCGTTCAATCAGCATTACGATGAGCAGCGCCTTTCTGCCACGGTGACACCTCCTGTAGATGCGGAAGCGAAGGAAAGAGAACGGCGAGGTCGAAGGGGGAATTTCGTTTACCTGAATACCCAGAGTTTTAAGACTTATGACTATCAAAGTTCTTATTCACTAGGTGAGTTTTTATATAGACTCCACTTTTTTGCCCAGTTGAATTTCTTTGGACGATCCGGCTATTTGCTGGCAGGTTTGGTAGCCTTCTTTTTTCTCTTTGCTGTAATCACCGGAGTGATTGTGCATTGGAAAAAGATCATCAGCAACTTTTATATTTTTCGTCCAAATAACAGCATCAAAAACTTATGGACAGATGCCCACACGGCACTGGGGATTTTGGGTTTACCTTATCAATTTATGTTTGCGCTTACGGGGGTATATATAATAATAGGATTGACTGTCATGTCCCCTGCGATTATTTCATATGTCTATAACGGGGATCAGGAGAAAGCTTATGATGATTTTGGATTCAATCCGCCCAAATTTGAAACGGCTGGTACTCCGCTCGAATCAGATTTTTCCATCAATGATTTTCGGGATAAGACCCATAAAAAGTGGCCTGAGTTTGAAATCAACCGTGCCACGGTTTTCAATTTTGGGGATGAAAATATGCATGTGCTTTTTGAGGGGAAGTCATCTTTCGAAAGCAAGTTTGCCAGCGTGGGAAAGGTGATCTATAAAGTCATGACAGGAGAAATTATACAGGAAAAAAGCCCGATGGAAGGGATCTCTTATATGGATGGTGCGAGAGCTGTTATTCTGCGCTTGCATTTCGGGGATTATGGAGGAATAGCGGTAAAGTTGATTTATTTTGGACTGGGTATCTTGACCTGCTTTGTGATTATTTCAGGAGTGATGATATGGCTGGTGGCACGTGACAAAAAGCATGTGTCACCTGCTAAAAGAAAATTCAATGCATGGCTGGTCTGGTTCTATCTGGCCGGATGCCTGAGCATGTATCCGGTGACTGCACTTACTTTTCTGATGGTAAAGGTGGGCTTACAAGCTCCTGATGCGGATCGTATGGGCTTCATATTCCAAACCTATTTCTGGTCATGGCTGGTGTTTACGGTGATTTTCACCTTTCTGAGAAACAATTCCCTTACCAATAAATACACCTTGCTTACCGGGGGAGTAATCGGTATGTTGATACCTGTCGCTAACGGTTTTGTCACAGGGAATTGGCTGTGGGTGTCCTTGGCCCATGGTTATTCGGACATCTTTCTTATCGATGCTTTCTGGCTGGTGACTTCGGTGACTACGATATTAATCGCACTGAAAATCAAAATCAAAAAGGAGGGCGAAGTGGTAAGCAAAGCAATCACTAAACAAAAAGCATCAGCAGTGGCAATGAGTTAATTTTTTTGCAGTTGGCGGAGCATGATTTGGACTCTGCCAACTGCCTTTTGAAAAATCGTAAATCAACCTGGTAGTGAAGTGTATAGGTTCCTTCGCTATGAAATTTATTTCTGAAAAGTGAACCTTATAGCGTAACAATTCATTTACTTTTGCATCTGCATTAGCTATGCAGCTATTAGCCTCTTGATTAAAGAATGAACAAACTTAACTCCCTTGTTTACCTATCGTATTATCTCCTGCTCTGGGTGATATTACCGTCCACGGGTTTAGGGGCTAAGGTGTTTGCATACGATTTGAATGATCGTAGCCAATACAGTGTCACCACAGGTGAGGCTGATTTTTCAGATTTCCTCCAAGGAGTCAATACTGATTGGACTAAACTGAGCGGTTCGGAGGCTGGTACAAATTGGCTAGTAGACACAGGCCATTGGCCACTTCATTTCCCCTCTATTTATAAGTCGCTGACCCGATTTTCTAGAGAGGGAAGAATCAATCCCAACTTTTCAAATCACCCCGTTTTGGGCGCTTTAACGGCCTCCAAGATCATTTTCCCATTTCATTATTTCTGGTAAAGCGGACTGCAATTCTATCTGATATTGCTACATCCTTCAAGCTTCATAGAAGCAGGAAGGATTGATTTTCCATTTTATCTATTAATTAATAATGACTGAACTAACATTAATTGCACTGTCGGTTGTATTGATCGGCATGGTATGCACCCCATTGATCCTTGGCCACTTCAAACAGAAGGGCAAAGGAAAACTGCTAAAGGAGAAGTTGTCTTCCGAAGCACAAATTAATAATCTCAAAACTAATGATTTCCAGACCTGGAGGGAAGCGTATTGTATAGGTTTAGATCAGGATGGCAATCAATTATTGTTCCTGAACTCAACTGATAATGTGCATCAATTTCAGAAAATAGACCTGAAGCAAGTGAGGCTGTGCCGCCCGATCAGAAATTTCCGACAGGTCAAAGATGGTAAGGAAAAGCGGCAGATTATCAATAAAGTCAGCTTGGTGATGGATTCATATGATGATCAGAATCCATCATTTACCATTGATCTATATGATGAGGAGAAAAGTGACTATCTCATCAATGAGTGGGAAATAGCACAAGAATGGTCAAAAAAGATAAATGAACTGAAGAAGTAAAAGTAAGGGGGGTATAGAGCCTCCCTTTTTTAATTACTTTTTGATCCAGTTCATCTCGATTTATGAATTTTCCTTATTTTGGATCTCAAAATCTTTTTGAAAACCATGACATCAGCAAGTGAATTAGCTCCAGGAAGCAAGTTAGTACACCCCAAGTTCGGTACAGGGATGATTCTTTCCTTGGATGACACGTATTACAAAATCTATTTTTATGCTTCTGAGGAAGTAAAAACGCTTGCCAGAGACTATGAAGGCTTTACAGTAGAAGAGGCTAAAGTTCCTGACTTTCCTATGCTCACTATGAAAGATGTGGAAAAAGCTATCCGGGAAGCATTGATCCAGACTTCAGAACGGGCTCCTATCGTGCCACTTGGAGGCAAATGGATCGGTGGGAAAGTGGTGTTTGAGCCAGGTGACGATAATCTGCAACCCAAAGAAATCCCAATGGCAACCTTCTTCCACAAGATCGTGATGGTACGAGAAAAGCTTCGGGTACTGGAGCAGAATATTAATAATCATCCTAAGCTGGATGATGAAGACCGTGTTCATCTCCAGCAGTACATCACTCGGAGTTATGGCTCACTGACGACCTTCAACGTCCTTTTTGCTTACAAGGAAGATCAGTTTAGAGGGAGTGGATCTTAGAAAAGAGGGATTGGTTTAGATCTTGGCGCGGATTCTACTTAAAGTCTCAATATTCATATCAAGAAATGAAGCGATCTGACCTACTGAAGCTTTATGGATGACCTTTGGCCGATACTGCATCAATTCGAGGTATCTTTCCCTAGCAGTTTTGAATTTATTGAAAATCTGATGCTCTTCGAGGACGATATAATATTGCTCCAATATCATGCGGTAGGCGTGTTCGAGTTCAGGAAATTCTATGAAGCTGGCTTCTAGATCGTCATGAGAGATTTTAAAAACCCTGCTTCTTTCCATGGTTTCAATGTTTTCGTAGGAGGGCTTGCGCGTAATGAAGGAATGCATAGCGGTGACGAATTCTTCGTCGAGGGTAAAAGAAACCGTGATGTCACGGTTCTCCCGAATGTAATAACTTCTGGCTGAGCCTTCAGCTACAAAATAAAGGTACTTGCTTACCTGCCCCTCTTTCTCCAGTAAAAATCCTTTTTCAACTACAAATTCTTCCAGATATCTTGCGAAAGCAGCCTTGGCTTGGGCACTTGTGGTAGGGAATTTGTTGAAGAGAGGTAAGAAATTTTCCATTTATTCGTTACTAAAAAGTTAATGTAAAATAGAGGTCTATTATATTTGCCCTCGATTAGTCCAGTGAATTTAAATATAAGTGCAGTATTCAGCATCTTTATATGCTTAATAAGCCTGAATTTATTATAAAAATTATTGAATTTTACGTAATCAAACTCTCTAACAAAATAATATTTTATGAAAAAACTTTTGGTATTAGTATTTGCCCTAGGCTTCTTGGGTACGACAGCTCAAGCGCAATTTGGTGTCCGTGCGGGATTTAGTAGTGCTAATTTCTCAGACTTTGATTCTGACGCTATTTCAGGTTTCCATGTAGGAGGATATTACAAGAAGGATCTTGGGTTCCTTTCTTTAGAGCCAGGCTTGCAGTTTTCGCAAAAGGGGTATCAACGAAATTCCACCACAGGTTACACCACTAAAAATGACCGTATAAATTATGTAGATATCCCTGTATTGGTTCGTGTTAATTTCTTGCCTTTTCTGAATGTCTTTGCCGGGCCTCAGGGTTCTCTTTTGGTATCAAGAAAAATGGAATTAGTAAATGGGGACACGGTGACCGACACAGAGCCTATCAGAGGATATGATATCGCTGGAGTAGTAGGTGTGGGGGCTAATTTACCGTTTGGACTGAATGCCCAGCTAAGCTATGATATTGGATTCCAAAGCGTGCAATATTATGATCAGGATGTTAAAAATAACATATTCAAGGTTTCAGTTGGATATGATTTCTAAGCAGTTCTGATACCTCTCCCACTAAAACCCGGTCTATACCGGGTTTTATTTTTTAAGCCTATCCGGATTTTCTTCTATGAAGGATTTCCATCCCGCATTCCTTCCCCTAGTCTGTATCCGGCCTTCATGAAAGTGATGGCAAAGAGCGACTGCCAAGGCATCTGTGGCATCCAGCATTTTTGGGAGTTCTGTGATGGAGAAAAGAGTCTGCAGCATGGCAGCGACCTGTTCTTTGGATGCGTTTCCATTGCCTGTTACAGATTGTTTTACTTTTTTAGGGGAATACTCCGTTATGGGTATCTCTCTTGCCAGTGCTGCTGCCATGGCTACACCCTGGGCTCTTCCGAGTTTGAGCATGGATTGTACATTTACTCCAAAAAATGGCGCTTCCAAGGCCACACTATCAGGGAGGAATTCCTCTATAATGCCGGTAATGCGTTCAAAAATTTTTTTGAGCTTCAATTCATGAGTCTCATACTTTTTCAGATGGATGACACCATATTGTAAGAGTTTGTATTTGTTTCCATTTGTTACAATCACCCCGTATCCCATCACATTTGTGCCGGGATCTATCCCCAAGATGATTTTTTCCTTTGATGCTTTTTCTTGTTCTTTGCTCACCTCCGCAAGTTAGCCCAAAAGATGCTAAGTTTTTACCTGATCTGGTCTCTGAGTTACTTTGCCTTACTAGGGTACTTGAGTAGATTTGGGAAATCACACAAAATTGATTTCTCTTCGATACATTCGTTTTCTCCCCTAGTAACGCTTGTTATTCCTTTTCGGAATGAAAAGGGAAATATCCCGAACCTGCTAGTAAATCTTAAAAAGCTACAGTACCCAAATCTCGAGGTTTTATTGATAGATGATCACTCAGAAGATGACTCTTCCGAAATCCTGATTGAGGAAAATTTACCAGGAATATCTATTCTCTGCAGTCCGGCATTAGGCAAAAAAGGAGCAATAGAATTTGGAGTGCAGCAAGCTAAAGGCAATATTATTATTTGTTCAGATGCTGATTGTAACTTTGGTGAACGTTGGATCGAAGGAATGATCCAGCCTTTTTCTAATCCCATTATTCAATTGGTGGCAGGTCCCGTGTTGGTACAGAATGAAGGAGGTTTTTTAGGAGAATTCCAGCTCCTGGATTGGGCTAGCATAGTGCTGACGACTTCTTATTCTTTTACTAGAAATAATCCTTTGATGTGCAGTGGGGCTAACCTTGCCTATAGGAAGGAAGCTTTTGAGCAAGTGCAGGGGTATGAAGGAAACCGCCATTTGTCTTCCGGAGATGATGAATTTCTGTTGAAGAAAATTTATAAAACCTATGGTGCGGATTCCTGCGCCTATTCGACGTCGCCTCAAGTACTGGTGTGTACAAAGCCAGAGCCTACTTGGCGGGCACTGATCCAGCAGCGTGTCCGTTGGGCGAGTAAGTGGAAAGCGCATTCTTCTTTCATCCATTCATCTTCTGCCATTGCGGCGCTATTGACCCAAGTACTATGGCTTGGTAGTTTTTATTTGCTGGCTTTTGGGTTTAAAGGGATGCTGGTTTTTGGCGGAATCTGGTTGATAAAAGTATGTGCTGAAATTTACAGCTTGGGTAAGGTTCTGAAAAGCTTCAGCAGAGTCCCAGATATATCGGCGGTTTTGAGGGTTTCCCTCCTTCATCCGTTCTATGTGCTTCGAGTCGCTTTGGGAGCTTTAAGAGGAAAATTCACTTGGAAAGGGCGGGAGAACTGCAGAAGTGTTAATTTAGAACCTGAAATCTAACTTATGAATGACGACGAATT from Algoriphagus sp. NG3 encodes the following:
- a CDS encoding PepSY-associated TM helix domain-containing protein, yielding MSNRIYNILFHTHTISGIIISVALYVIFFAGSFSFFRDEIVSWERNEPLAEGWKLGEMDFDRVMDTLGKEKPLLGSTISFNQHYDEQRLSATVTPPVDAEAKERERRGRRGNFVYLNTQSFKTYDYQSSYSLGEFLYRLHFFAQLNFFGRSGYLLAGLVAFFFLFAVITGVIVHWKKIISNFYIFRPNNSIKNLWTDAHTALGILGLPYQFMFALTGVYIIIGLTVMSPAIISYVYNGDQEKAYDDFGFNPPKFETAGTPLESDFSINDFRDKTHKKWPEFEINRATVFNFGDENMHVLFEGKSSFESKFASVGKVIYKVMTGEIIQEKSPMEGISYMDGARAVILRLHFGDYGGIAVKLIYFGLGILTCFVIISGVMIWLVARDKKHVSPAKRKFNAWLVWFYLAGCLSMYPVTALTFLMVKVGLQAPDADRMGFIFQTYFWSWLVFTVIFTFLRNNSLTNKYTLLTGGVIGMLIPVANGFVTGNWLWVSLAHGYSDIFLIDAFWLVTSVTTILIALKIKIKKEGEVVSKAITKQKASAVAMS
- a CDS encoding Crp/Fnr family transcriptional regulator, translating into MENFLPLFNKFPTTSAQAKAAFARYLEEFVVEKGFLLEKEGQVSKYLYFVAEGSARSYYIRENRDITVSFTLDEEFVTAMHSFITRKPSYENIETMERSRVFKISHDDLEASFIEFPELEHAYRMILEQYYIVLEEHQIFNKFKTARERYLELMQYRPKVIHKASVGQIASFLDMNIETLSRIRAKI
- a CDS encoding porin family protein, producing MKKLLVLVFALGFLGTTAQAQFGVRAGFSSANFSDFDSDAISGFHVGGYYKKDLGFLSLEPGLQFSQKGYQRNSTTGYTTKNDRINYVDIPVLVRVNFLPFLNVFAGPQGSLLVSRKMELVNGDTVTDTEPIRGYDIAGVVGVGANLPFGLNAQLSYDIGFQSVQYYDQDVKNNIFKVSVGYDF
- the ruvC gene encoding crossover junction endodeoxyribonuclease RuvC translates to MSKEQEKASKEKIILGIDPGTNVMGYGVIVTNGNKYKLLQYGVIHLKKYETHELKLKKIFERITGIIEEFLPDSVALEAPFFGVNVQSMLKLGRAQGVAMAAALAREIPITEYSPKKVKQSVTGNGNASKEQVAAMLQTLFSITELPKMLDATDALAVALCHHFHEGRIQTRGRNAGWKSFIEENPDRLKK
- a CDS encoding glycosyltransferase → MLSFYLIWSLSYFALLGYLSRFGKSHKIDFSSIHSFSPLVTLVIPFRNEKGNIPNLLVNLKKLQYPNLEVLLIDDHSEDDSSEILIEENLPGISILCSPALGKKGAIEFGVQQAKGNIIICSDADCNFGERWIEGMIQPFSNPIIQLVAGPVLVQNEGGFLGEFQLLDWASIVLTTSYSFTRNNPLMCSGANLAYRKEAFEQVQGYEGNRHLSSGDDEFLLKKIYKTYGADSCAYSTSPQVLVCTKPEPTWRALIQQRVRWASKWKAHSSFIHSSSAIAALLTQVLWLGSFYLLAFGFKGMLVFGGIWLIKVCAEIYSLGKVLKSFSRVPDISAVLRVSLLHPFYVLRVALGALRGKFTWKGRENCRSVNLEPEI